The following proteins are encoded in a genomic region of Entelurus aequoreus isolate RoL-2023_Sb linkage group LG01, RoL_Eaeq_v1.1, whole genome shotgun sequence:
- the LOC133658910 gene encoding gamma-crystallin M2-like isoform X2 produces the protein MGKIVFYEDKNFQGRAYECSGECPDLHSHFSRCNSIRVDSGEWMVYEKPEFSGYQYFLRKGDYPDYQRWMGFNDCVRSCRMIPKLQGSHRLVIYERPEFRGQTMELSDDCPSLYERFRLNDIHSCNAIEGQWIIFEHPHYRGRQYLVRPGKYGLFNQWGSLSPRVGSIKRITL, from the exons ATGGGCAAG ATCGTCTTTTACGAGGACAAAAACTTCCAGGGTCGCGCCTACGAGTGCAGCGGCGAATGCCCTGACCTGCATTCGCACTTCAGCCGCTGCAACTCCATCAGGGTGGACAGCGGGGAATGGATGGTCTACGAGAAGCCGGAATTTTCCGGGTACCAGTACTTCCTGAGGAAAGGCGATTATCCCGACTACCAACGCTGGATGGGATTTAACGACTGCGTGCGGTCCTGCCGCATGATCCCTAAG CTTCAAGGTTCTCACAGACTTGTCATCTACGAGCGCCCTGAGTTCAGAGGCCAGACAATGGAGCTCAGTGACGACTGCCCTTCTCTGTATGAACGCTTCCGTCTCAATGACATCCACTCCTGCAACGCCATTGAGGGTCAATGGATAATCTTCGAGCATCCCCACTACAGAGGTCGCCAGTATCTGGTGCGCCCTGGGAAATACGGGCTTTTTAACCAGTGGGGGAGCTTGAGTCCAAGGGTGGGTTCCATCAAAAGGATCACTTTGTAA